The following coding sequences are from one Pseudomonas mendocina window:
- a CDS encoding class I SAM-dependent methyltransferase: protein MSGNALYTDLSGYYDLMCADIDYQAQSHCIHRLQQLFGNGGKRHLDLACGTGPHVRHFLDAGYASAGLDINQPMLDRAAVRCPEARFDLQDMCGFSVETPLDLITCFLYSIHYSASIERLKACIASVHGALASGGVFCFNAVDKQRIDNASFVSHSARYAEGQFRFSSGWYYRGEGEHQALRLRIERSVDGQTEVWDDEHPMVAVSFAELQALLEPHFEVQVLEHDYQRLMPWDTASGNALFACIKR from the coding sequence ATGTCCGGCAATGCCCTCTACACCGACCTGTCGGGTTACTACGACCTGATGTGCGCGGATATCGACTATCAGGCGCAGAGCCACTGCATCCATCGCCTGCAGCAACTGTTCGGCAATGGCGGCAAGCGTCACCTCGACCTGGCCTGCGGCACTGGCCCGCATGTGCGGCACTTCCTCGATGCGGGTTACGCCAGCGCCGGCCTCGACATCAATCAACCGATGCTCGACCGCGCCGCCGTGCGCTGCCCCGAGGCGCGCTTCGACCTGCAGGACATGTGCGGTTTCAGCGTGGAAACGCCGCTGGATCTGATCACCTGCTTTCTCTACTCCATCCACTACAGCGCCAGTATCGAGCGACTCAAGGCCTGCATCGCCAGCGTGCATGGCGCCCTGGCGAGCGGTGGGGTGTTCTGTTTCAACGCGGTGGACAAGCAGCGCATCGACAACGCCTCGTTCGTCTCCCACAGCGCGCGTTATGCCGAGGGCCAGTTTCGCTTCAGCTCCGGTTGGTACTACCGCGGCGAGGGCGAGCACCAAGCGCTACGACTGCGCATCGAGCGAAGCGTGGATGGGCAGACCGAGGTCTGGGACGATGAGCATCCCATGGTGGCAGTGAGTTTCGCCGAGTTGCAGGCGCTACTGGAGCCGCACTTCGAGGTGCAGGTGCTGGAACATGATTACCAGCGGCTGATGCCCTGGGATACCGCATCGGGTAATGCACTGTTCGCCTGTATCAAGCGCTGA